One Natronomonas gomsonensis genomic window, TCCCGACACGGGAACAGATTTACCCCGAAACACAGCTTATCAGCCAGTTCGAAACCGGCTCTATCGACGCGGCGATTGCGTACCGAAATATGGCTGTCGAGCGCGGCTACGATTACGTTGATCTCCCGGTAGAGATCGACCTCAGCGACCCGGCGTACAGCGATGCCTATTCGACCGCCAGCTATGAACTACCAAGCGGGAAGGTCGTTCAAGGAGGAGTAATCAGCTACGGCTCGACTATCCGTCATCAGTCTCCCGCTGTTGTGGACGTATTCAACGCGCACACGACGAGCCAGTATCTGAGTGAGTTTGGTTTCGTCGTGCCAAAGGACTACCCTCGATTTACTGCTAATGTTCCCCATGATGTCACGGACTGAAGACGCCGTCAAGCGATTCGACTGGCTGTCAGTAGCGTTCCTACTCGGCGCGGCCTTGCTGTGTTACTATTTATTGCCACTGCTTTCGCTCGTTGTCAGTCAACCACCTGGAATCGTTATTCAGCGGCTCACGACCCCAGACGTAGTTTCTGCTGCGACCACGTCAACAACGGCATCATTCACGAGTACGGCCCTCGCGACGCTGTTCGGACTTCCCCTCGCATACTGGTTGGCTCGTACCGATAGTGGCATCCAGACGCTCGTCACTGCGCTCGTCGTGTTGCCGCTCGTCCTTCCGCCGATTGTTAGCGGGATGGTGTTGCTCACGGTTGTCGGGCCAAATACGCTTCTCGGTGAGCTGGCGGCCGCTAACGGAGTTCCGCTAACCAGATCGATCGTCGGGGTGGTCCTTGCGCAGACGTTCGTTGCCTCACCCTTCGTCGTTATTACGGCGAAGGCAGCTTTCGAGAGCGTCGACCGCCAATTGGAGCACGCTTCACGCTCCCTCGGAAAGAGTCGATTGACGACCGTCCGACAGGTGACACTCCCTATCGCATGGCCCGGTATTCTCGCCGGGGTCACACTCGCGTTCGCCCGTGCTATCGGTGAGTTTGGCGCGACGATCATGCTCGCATATTATCCCCGAACGATGCCAGTCCAGATATGGGTATCATTCACGACGCTCGGACTAGACAATGCCTTTCCCATTGCTGTTATTCTCGTTGGGATTGCAGTGGCAACCCTCGTCGTTCTCCACGTACTGGGAACGAACCCTTTGGAGTGACTCATGCTTGAATTAACTTCCCTCACGAAGATGTACGATGGCTTCGAGTTCGGTCCGGTTGACCTCTCTGTCGAGACCGAAGTACTCTCAGTGCTCGGCCCATCCGGAAGTGGCAAGACAACACTACTTTCGATGATTGCGGGGATTGTTGATCCCGATTCGGGAACTATTTCTCTGAACGGTCGGTCTCTCGAAGACACGCCTATCGAGGAGCGCCGGGCTGGGCTTGTTTTTCAGGAGGGGGCATTGTTCCCCCATATGACTGCAAGGGAAAATATTCAGTACGCAGCGACCGACTCGGGTCGTGTCGACACTCTCGCCTCGCTACTGGAGATCAGCGACATACTGAATCAGCGGCCGGCAACGCTTTCAGGCGGTGAGCGGCAGCGAATTGCTCTCGCTCGTACGCTAGCGGCAGACCCGGATGTACTGCTCCTTGATGAGCCACTGTCGAGTCTCGACGCGCCGATTCGGCGTCGGTTGCGCCGTGATCTCGCTGATTTACTCGCGTCGCTTGATGTTCCCGTCGTCTACGTCACACACGACCAACGAACGGCAACAGCGGTCGGTGACCGCCTCGCCGTCTTTCATAATGGATCGGTTGAGCAGGTTGGGCCGCCGTCAACTGTGCTTAACCGTCCTGCTACCCGATTCGTCGCACGATTCACCGGCACAGAAAACATCCTCGAAGCATCGGTTGTTGACCGAGATGCAAGCGTAACAACGATCGAAATCGGAGACATCCATCTTCGAGCATCTGCGACAGAACTCACCCATACTGAGGTCACGGCATGTATCCATCCCTCGCGTGTACAGTTGGCTATGACTGCCCCAGATGACGCGCCGAGTCGTGGGAACACTATCTCTGGGATGGTCACCGATTGGTTGAACGTGGGTACACAGTATCGTCTTTCAATATATATCGATGGCTTTTCAGACCAAATCATGGTCACTGCACAGCCGTCTGTTTTTGAGCAATTTGAGATGGAATCTGGGCACAACCTGCAGGTCACTATTCCGCCAGAAGCGATTCATTTGATATAACAACTATCCCAGTCCGGATACTATATAGATTCAAAGTACCTGATGGAGATCTGTGTGAGCAGATCAGCTCCTTTTCATGGCACGACTCTGTTTGGTCGTGTTAAATTAACTATAACTCCACTAAGCGGCGTGGGTTTGTGACCACGTTTTTGCGGCCAGTCGGTCGATGTGACTGAACCAATTTGAAAGCAAACAAGTTCTCCAATATATTTTAAAAATGATGAATTGAGCAACGCTTCTGGGGGCGTGTTGTTGGACGCAGGGGCCGAGGTTTTCTCGTCGGAGACTACCGAGAAAACCGTCTGCGTCATCGACGAGAAACATGGCGTTTTCGATATTGTGCTTCTCGGTGAGTTCGGTGAGAAATCCTCGTGTGATTGGATATTAACACGGAAAAAGCCGTGAATGAATGGTTTTGTTCGTTTACGGTTACCCGTGGTGGACAGCCAGTACCGCTCGTTGTTGACTCGGATAGTCTTTTAATCGACAGCGACCCGATCCGGGCTTTCGCCGCCAGTTGGCCATAGGTTAGCTTTCTATCCCAATTGTGAACAGCAACTCGACTCTACTGATATCTAAATAATAAAATAATTATATATAATATTGATAATACTGCGAGATAGTGGTGGATGCCCTTTCAACGGTCTCGCGGGGTATCCTCTCTCGCTCTATAAGTCCCAAGTCGATCTACTCAGTAGTGAACGGCATTCCCTATAGGACCAATAGTGGGGTTCCCGATAATCGATGGTGTGTCGCTTTCAGGATTGCGGATTTTCTGTTCTCGATGGCACAGAACGCCTCCAGGAACGGGCGTGTCGACGTCGATCACCGGGTCGTAGGAACGTAGCGTCCCGTCGAAAGCCGGGCCGTCGCGCAACTATCTCGGTCGCGACGACGCCGTCGGCGGTTATCTCCCACTCTAGGACGCGGCCGTCACCCAAGAAGTCAATCGTGAATGGCATCTGATAATCATCTCCTCCTATACGTTACAGAACAGCCGAATGTCCGATAAGCTACGGCGTGTCTCCATGTTTCTGGAAGCGAGTCGAGAACACGAACGATGACGTCTCTCCTCTATTTTTTGTGTTCTCTTTTCTTCCGGAATGATTCGTGCCGAGTCCTCCCGACATCGTCAAGTCGATATATTTATACATATTCCATCATGTTTTGTGGTAATGACTGACGAATGCAAATTATCCGTCAGTTGGCAGGATTTGGCCCGGTCGGTTTCCGGGGGTGTCGGGATTCAACAGGGTGAGCATCTAGTATATGTTTCACCAAGATTCGCGGAGATAGCCGGAATGGAACCCGAGGAGTTAGAGGACTACCCGTGGAAGGTGGTGTTCGAACCGAGACGAATAGAAAAAATACAGGCTGCCCTTGATACCGCTCTGGCAGGGGGCCGCTGGCAGGGGGAAGCACGAGTGGGTGGAATAGATGGGTCCCACGTTGAATTGACCCTCTCCTCTTTGGACGAGGACGACATCGTCGTCTGGTCGCTCAGCGAAACCAGTTCGGCGGAAGAAATAGAGCAGGCGGATTCAGAAACACTCCTATTAGCGGAGTCACCTCGGTTGGCGCGAACTGTGTTGAGCACTATCGACGATGTCGTCTACGTCATCGGCGACGATGGCCGGTTCTGGTTCTGGAACGAATGTCTCGCCGAAACGACGGGATACACCTACGAGGAAATCGGAGAGATGAATCCTCGGGACTTCATACCGGAAGATCAATACGAGTACGTTCCGGGGTTGATGCAGTCGATCGGAGGCATCGATGACCGGCGCGTCAGAGTCGATATACTTACCGCCGAAGGTGAGCGGATCCCTCACGAGTTCGACGGGACGACATTTGAGGACCCCGAGACGGGGCGTTCGTTCAGATGCGGCATCGCGCGTGATATCTCCAAGCGATTGGAACGGGAACAGAAAATACGACGCCAGCGTGATGAGTTGGCGACGCTGAACCGTCTCAATACCCTTCTCTTCGAAACTACTCAGGAGGTGATTCGGACCGGAAACGAGGGGCCGATTATGCAGATTCTCTGTGAGCACGCCGTGGAATCGGACATCTATCGGTGCGCATGGGTCGGTCAGCGTGAACGGGGTGCGGTTCGGTTTACTTGTGTTGCCTCCGAAGGGTTCGAAGGAGACTGCGAGACGATACAGACAGATGAGATGACCAATGGTGGCGGATACGAAATAATACGAGAGGCGATAAATACGGATAACCCCAAGGTATCGATTTGTCGAGACCCCTCGACAGTGCAGTGGTTAGAAACTGAACACGAAGACGACATCGAGTCGCTTGCTGCCGTTCCACTCGGTCACGGTGATACCGTCTATGGCTGTCTCGTGCTCGGTACTAAACGTCCCAACGCGTTCAGTAGTCGAGAACAAACTGCACTGGCTGTTCTCGGTCATATGCTCGGAACCGTGCTACACGCGGCCAGAACCCAGGAACTGGTGTCCGCGACCTCGGTCGTCGAACTCGAATTCGAGGCGACACACGGGGAACACCTACCCCTCTTTTTTGGGTCCGACATCGATGGGACTCTATCGCTCGAGGGGTCCGTGCCGGGCAGCGAGGGGTGGATACTCTATCTATCCGTCGAAGGGGTGGACCCAGCCAGTGCTGCGGATGCGCTCCGGGCAACGACAGCAGTCGAACGCACTCGGGTAATCACCGACGGTTCCACATCGGGGCGACTGGAAGTCGTCTTCTCCCCACCGTCACTACCCGATGTCGTCAGCGCCGCGGGTGCAACCCTTCAGGAGGCTACTTTGACTCCGGACGGTGCGCGATTCGTCGTCGAGGCGCCGACTGATTCCGACATTTCACATATCGTCGACCATATCAACGAAAAGTACCCCGAAGTGGACTTACTG contains:
- a CDS encoding molybdate ABC transporter permease subunit, with protein sequence MFPMMSRTEDAVKRFDWLSVAFLLGAALLCYYLLPLLSLVVSQPPGIVIQRLTTPDVVSAATTSTTASFTSTALATLFGLPLAYWLARTDSGIQTLVTALVVLPLVLPPIVSGMVLLTVVGPNTLLGELAAANGVPLTRSIVGVVLAQTFVASPFVVITAKAAFESVDRQLEHASRSLGKSRLTTVRQVTLPIAWPGILAGVTLAFARAIGEFGATIMLAYYPRTMPVQIWVSFTTLGLDNAFPIAVILVGIAVATLVVLHVLGTNPLE
- a CDS encoding ABC transporter ATP-binding protein; this encodes MLELTSLTKMYDGFEFGPVDLSVETEVLSVLGPSGSGKTTLLSMIAGIVDPDSGTISLNGRSLEDTPIEERRAGLVFQEGALFPHMTARENIQYAATDSGRVDTLASLLEISDILNQRPATLSGGERQRIALARTLAADPDVLLLDEPLSSLDAPIRRRLRRDLADLLASLDVPVVYVTHDQRTATAVGDRLAVFHNGSVEQVGPPSTVLNRPATRFVARFTGTENILEASVVDRDASVTTIEIGDIHLRASATELTHTEVTACIHPSRVQLAMTAPDDAPSRGNTISGMVTDWLNVGTQYRLSIYIDGFSDQIMVTAQPSVFEQFEMESGHNLQVTIPPEAIHLI
- a CDS encoding bacterio-opsin activator domain-containing protein, yielding MTDECKLSVSWQDLARSVSGGVGIQQGEHLVYVSPRFAEIAGMEPEELEDYPWKVVFEPRRIEKIQAALDTALAGGRWQGEARVGGIDGSHVELTLSSLDEDDIVVWSLSETSSAEEIEQADSETLLLAESPRLARTVLSTIDDVVYVIGDDGRFWFWNECLAETTGYTYEEIGEMNPRDFIPEDQYEYVPGLMQSIGGIDDRRVRVDILTAEGERIPHEFDGTTFEDPETGRSFRCGIARDISKRLEREQKIRRQRDELATLNRLNTLLFETTQEVIRTGNEGPIMQILCEHAVESDIYRCAWVGQRERGAVRFTCVASEGFEGDCETIQTDEMTNGGGYEIIREAINTDNPKVSICRDPSTVQWLETEHEDDIESLAAVPLGHGDTVYGCLVLGTKRPNAFSSREQTALAVLGHMLGTVLHAARTQELVSATSVVELEFEATHGEHLPLFFGSDIDGTLSLEGSVPGSEGWILYLSVEGVDPASAADALRATTAVERTRVITDGSTSGRLEVVFSPPSLPDVVSAAGATLQEATLTPDGARFVVEAPTDSDISHIVDHINEKYPEVDLLATRKRDRDPAMIPQPGSILDELTPRQREVLEVAYRAGYFDWPRESTAEEVADALKLARPTVHAHLRKGVLRILSEHLDINKQ